The proteins below come from a single Bombyx mori chromosome 19, ASM3026992v2 genomic window:
- the LOC101747153 gene encoding basigin isoform X2 — protein MKVKIVKNITMRSQLCLPLSLLFLACGVLTSAQNSSTIAPVTEPTQELVNYEALKYIVGRPFNLNCTLAVPLDSFEIVWKKNSVPLGEVAGLKERYELQNKGLTFQIKGRSNEDDYGNYTCGLKNQTGHIKAWMVTGNVHAKMTKDANVVEGQNIKITCKLIGKPYSEVTWKYKKDELDNGTDVSAVLGSRVQLEKNEQGLDNTVLVLQNAERADAGLYQCSPAGGTPADVTLRVKGVYDALWPFLGICAEVVVLCAVILFYEKRRTKPELDDSDTDNHDQKKS, from the exons ATGAAAGTGAAAATAGTGAAAAATATAACTATGCGATCTCAACTGTGTTTGCCTTTATCTCTTCTATTTTTAGCCTGCGGAGTTCTTACGAGTGCCCAAA ACTCGTCAACGATTGCTCCGGTCACCGAGCCCACCCAAGAACTGGTCAATTATGAGGCCTTGAAGTACATCGTTGGACGCCCGTTCAATTTGAATTGCACTCTCGCCGTGCCACTGGATTCGTTTGAGATCGTATG GAAGAAGAACAGCGTGCCTCTCGGCGAGGTGGCCGGCCTCAAGGAGCGGTACGAGCTCCAGAACAAGGGGCTCACCTTCCAGATCAAGGGCCGCAGTAACGAGGACGACTACGGCAACTACACGTGCGGCCTCAAGAACCAAACGGGACATATCAAAGCCTGGATGGTCACGGGAAACGTGCACGCCAAGATGACCAAGGACGCCAACGTGGTCGAGGGACAGAACATTAAGATCACTTGCAAG TTGATCGGCAAGCCGTACTCTGAGGTGACGTGGAAGTACAAGAAGGACGAGTTGGACAACGGCACGGACGTGAGCGCGGTGCTGGGCAGTCGCGTGCAGCTGGAGAAGAACGAGCAGGGCCTGGACAACACCGTGCTGGTGCTGCAGAACGCGGAGCGCGCCGACGCCGGCCTGTACCAGTGCAGCCCGGCCGGGGGCACGCCCGCCGACGTCACGCTCAGGGTCAAGGGCGTGTACGACGCGCTCTGGCCCTTCCTCGGCATCTGCGCGGAGGTCGTGGTGCTCTGCGCCGTCATACTCTTCTACGAGAAGAGGAGGACCAAGCCCGAGCTCGACGACTCCGACACCGACAACCACGACCA GAAGAAGTCGTAG
- the LOC101747153 gene encoding neuroplastin isoform X1 has translation MKVKIVKNITMRSQLCLPLSLLFLACGVLTSAQNAEEIRVVVKEGSPLTVECSLRVEHRAEWRLGGRPVPADMRVLGETASGGRLTAKLHASSARQHHAGVYTCSEQPVQRVRVLVEPAPQTSSPDSSTIAPVTEPTQELVNYEALKYIVGRPFNLNCTLAVPLDSFEIVWKKNSVPLGEVAGLKERYELQNKGLTFQIKGRSNEDDYGNYTCGLKNQTGHIKAWMVTGNVHAKMTKDANVVEGQNIKITCKLIGKPYSEVTWKYKKDELDNGTDVSAVLGSRVQLEKNEQGLDNTVLVLQNAERADAGLYQCSPAGGTPADVTLRVKGVYDALWPFLGICAEVVVLCAVILFYEKRRTKPELDDSDTDNHDQKKS, from the exons ATGAAAGTGAAAATAGTGAAAAATATAACTATGCGATCTCAACTGTGTTTGCCTTTATCTCTTCTATTTTTAGCCTGCGGAGTTCTTACGAGTGCCCAAA ACGCTGAGGAGATCCGAGTGGTGGTGAAAGAAGGCTCTCCACTCACGGTGGAATGCTCGCTGCGTGTCGAACACCGTGCCGAGTGGCGACTTGGTGGCAGGCCTGTGCCCGCTGATATGAGAGTTTTGGGGGAAACTGCTTCCGGTGGCCGACTGACAGCAAAACTGCACGCGTCTTCAGCTCGGCAGCACCACGCCGGAGTCTACACATGCAGCGAGCAACCCGTGCAGCGCGTACGGGTCTTGGTGGAGCCTGCGCCTCAGACATCATCACCCG ACTCGTCAACGATTGCTCCGGTCACCGAGCCCACCCAAGAACTGGTCAATTATGAGGCCTTGAAGTACATCGTTGGACGCCCGTTCAATTTGAATTGCACTCTCGCCGTGCCACTGGATTCGTTTGAGATCGTATG GAAGAAGAACAGCGTGCCTCTCGGCGAGGTGGCCGGCCTCAAGGAGCGGTACGAGCTCCAGAACAAGGGGCTCACCTTCCAGATCAAGGGCCGCAGTAACGAGGACGACTACGGCAACTACACGTGCGGCCTCAAGAACCAAACGGGACATATCAAAGCCTGGATGGTCACGGGAAACGTGCACGCCAAGATGACCAAGGACGCCAACGTGGTCGAGGGACAGAACATTAAGATCACTTGCAAG TTGATCGGCAAGCCGTACTCTGAGGTGACGTGGAAGTACAAGAAGGACGAGTTGGACAACGGCACGGACGTGAGCGCGGTGCTGGGCAGTCGCGTGCAGCTGGAGAAGAACGAGCAGGGCCTGGACAACACCGTGCTGGTGCTGCAGAACGCGGAGCGCGCCGACGCCGGCCTGTACCAGTGCAGCCCGGCCGGGGGCACGCCCGCCGACGTCACGCTCAGGGTCAAGGGCGTGTACGACGCGCTCTGGCCCTTCCTCGGCATCTGCGCGGAGGTCGTGGTGCTCTGCGCCGTCATACTCTTCTACGAGAAGAGGAGGACCAAGCCCGAGCTCGACGACTCCGACACCGACAACCACGACCA GAAGAAGTCGTAG
- the LOC105841634 gene encoding nose resistant to fluoxetine protein 6 isoform X3: MDKLKFEFMVKANEDVKTNTICVTTITDFDGRTFTIPDKLQPVKLHDKIVQTEIFQKVKATLQKRHEKRQVWISMNPQMKAVYCDEDGNKQFMGYLLEEQTKPQTSTTGISEESLARIIEKISEIKKDSSKSFNTGRMAEKIVIEKFNSKITNVSQWMTTFEAECARIGIEEDEKKIEIFRSVLMCLVIMVHAILPVFICNNNPRYLEQLYDNIYYHLLFNGTLIIQLFIIISGFLLSYNLQIYEESHEINWKILPKQTLLRWLRLTPPYALILALTSTWMRHINTGPFWHEMAVSEIRDCRKYWWQHLLYIHNYIDNTDCLVQSWYIAVDMQLFIFGLFIYLVCRTSKSRKIVLPTWFFIGIAIIAAHTYFEDLNGTVMTTPEVIRNHIRGDPTFLKVYRRSHTNIPCYILGMGAGYLFYYWQKIDLNFDKFKKYNMLCWMAGPLPLVLDCGIIVLASYFYMDAPRSSVMLRTIYAATAKPVFGLLLTVLLCAMIMKLENVFRPMLEWDWWSIVARLSYCAYTLHLTIIRYTASLSTVPFQHSTMAIVQYYFFILVVSLLLSIPLWLLVEEPMNRVWKLCLSSSSKTAQVQEKIEPELQTQSKF; encoded by the exons ATGGATAAATTGAAATTCGAGTTCATGGTTAAAGCCAATGAAGATGTAAAAACAAATACTATTTGTGTAACGACAATCACGGATTTCGATGGCCGCACCTTTACGATCCCAGATAAGTTACAACCTGTAAAATTACATGATAAAATAGTACAGACCGAAATCTTTCAGAAAGTAAAGGCTACATTACAAAAACGGCATGAGAAACGACAGGTGTGGATATCCATGAACCCACAGATGAAGGCTGTTTATTGTGATGAAGATGGAAATAAGCAATTTATGGGATACCTATTGGAGGaacaaacaaaaccacaaaCTTCAACAACCGGAATTTCGGAAGAATCTCTAGCaagaattatagaaaaaatttctgaaataaaaaaagattcgtCAAAATCATTTAATACAGGGAGAATGGCAGAAAAAATTgtcatagaaaaattcaacAGCAAGATTACTAATGTGTCCCAGTGGATGACTACCTTTGAAGCAGAATGTGCCCGTATAGGAATAGaagaagatgaaaaaaaaattgaaatctttAG GAGTGTATTAATGTGTTTGGTGATAATGGTACATGCAATCCTTCCAGTCTTCATATGTAACAATAATCCGAGATATTTGGAGCAG CTTTATGATAACATCTACTATCATCTACTATTCAATGGTACATTGATTATACAGCTTTTCATTATAATATCTGGATTCCTGCTCTCATACAACCTGCAAATATATGAAGAGAGTCATGAGATTAACTGGAAAATTCTACCAAAACAGACTTTGCTGAGATGGTTGCG GCTTACTCCACCATATGCCTTAATATTAGCACTAACATCGACTTGGATGAGACATATCAATACAGGACCATTCTGGCAT GAGATGGCTGTGTCCGAAATACGTGATTGCAGAAAATATTGGTGGCAACATCTCTTGTACATCCACAACTACATTGACAATACAGACTGCTTGGTACAATCTTG GTACATAGCCGTTGATATGCAATTGTTCATTTTTGGATTATTTATATATCTGGTGTGCCGAACTTCAAAATCTAGGAAGATAGTTCTCCCAACTTGGTTTTTCATTGGCATCGCCATTATAGCAGCTCACACCTACTTTGAAGACTTGAACGGCACTGTCATGACCACTCCCGA AGTAATTCGGAACCACATCAGGGGAGACCCGACGTTCTTAAAAGTATACAGACGAAGTCACACCAATATACCCTGTTACATCCTGGGGATGGGTGCAGGATACCTGTTTTACTATTGGCAGAAGATTGACCTCAATTTTGACAAATTTAAG AAATATAACATGCTCTGCTGGATGGCTGGTCCCCTGCCACTAGTCCTGGATTGTGGCATTATAGTTCTGGCCTCGTATTTCTACATGGACGCGCCTAGATCTTCAGTCATGTTGAGAACAATTTATGCTGCAACTGCGAAACCTGTTTTTGGATTACTTTTAACAGTACTCCTATGCGCAATGATCATGAAACTTGAAA ACGTCTTTCGTCCAATGCTTGAGTGGGATTGGTGGTCGATCGTGGCACGGCTCTCTTACTGCGCCTACACTCTCCATTTGACCATTATTCGGTACACCGCATCACTATCCACCGTGCCTTTCCAGCATTCGACTATGGCAATT GTTCAATACTACTTTTTCATCTTGGTCGTGTCTTTGCTTCTCTCCATTCCGCTCTGGTTGCTGGTCGAAGAACCGATGAACCGAGTGTGGAAACTGTGTCTAAGCTCTTCCTCTAAAACGGCCCAAGTGCAAGAGAAAATTGAACCGGAATTGCAAACACAATcaaagttttaa
- the LOC105841634 gene encoding nose resistant to fluoxetine protein 6 isoform X5, producing the protein MDKLKFEFMVKANEDVKTNTICVTTITDFDGRTFTIPDKLQPVKLHDKIVQTEIFQKVKATLQKRHEKRQVWISMNPQMKAVYCDEDGNKQFMGYLLEEQTKPQTSTTGISEESLARIIEKISEIKKDSSKSFNTGRMAEKIVIEKFNSKITNVSQWMTTFEAECARIGIEEDEKKIEIFRSVLMCLVIMVHAILPVFICNNNPRYLEQLFIIISGFLLSYNLQIYEESHEINWKILPKQTLLRWLRLTPPYALILALTSTWMRHINTGPFWHEMAVSEIRDCRKYWWQHLLYIHNYIDNTDCLVQSWYIAVDMQLFIFGLFIYLVCRTSKSRKIVLPTWFFIGIAIIAAHTYFEDLNGTVMTTPEVIRNHIRGDPTFLKVYRRSHTNIPCYILGMGAGYLFYYWQKIDLNFDKFKKYNMLCWMAGPLPLVLDCGIIVLASYFYMDAPRSSVMLRTIYAATAKPVFGLLLTVLLCAMIMKLENVFRPMLEWDWWSIVARLSYCAYTLHLTIIRYTASLSTVPFQHSTMAIVQYYFFILVVSLLLSIPLWLLVEEPMNRVWKLCLSSSSKTAQVQEKIEPELQTQSKF; encoded by the exons ATGGATAAATTGAAATTCGAGTTCATGGTTAAAGCCAATGAAGATGTAAAAACAAATACTATTTGTGTAACGACAATCACGGATTTCGATGGCCGCACCTTTACGATCCCAGATAAGTTACAACCTGTAAAATTACATGATAAAATAGTACAGACCGAAATCTTTCAGAAAGTAAAGGCTACATTACAAAAACGGCATGAGAAACGACAGGTGTGGATATCCATGAACCCACAGATGAAGGCTGTTTATTGTGATGAAGATGGAAATAAGCAATTTATGGGATACCTATTGGAGGaacaaacaaaaccacaaaCTTCAACAACCGGAATTTCGGAAGAATCTCTAGCaagaattatagaaaaaatttctgaaataaaaaaagattcgtCAAAATCATTTAATACAGGGAGAATGGCAGAAAAAATTgtcatagaaaaattcaacAGCAAGATTACTAATGTGTCCCAGTGGATGACTACCTTTGAAGCAGAATGTGCCCGTATAGGAATAGaagaagatgaaaaaaaaattgaaatctttAG GAGTGTATTAATGTGTTTGGTGATAATGGTACATGCAATCCTTCCAGTCTTCATATGTAACAATAATCCGAGATATTTGGAGCAG CTTTTCATTATAATATCTGGATTCCTGCTCTCATACAACCTGCAAATATATGAAGAGAGTCATGAGATTAACTGGAAAATTCTACCAAAACAGACTTTGCTGAGATGGTTGCG GCTTACTCCACCATATGCCTTAATATTAGCACTAACATCGACTTGGATGAGACATATCAATACAGGACCATTCTGGCAT GAGATGGCTGTGTCCGAAATACGTGATTGCAGAAAATATTGGTGGCAACATCTCTTGTACATCCACAACTACATTGACAATACAGACTGCTTGGTACAATCTTG GTACATAGCCGTTGATATGCAATTGTTCATTTTTGGATTATTTATATATCTGGTGTGCCGAACTTCAAAATCTAGGAAGATAGTTCTCCCAACTTGGTTTTTCATTGGCATCGCCATTATAGCAGCTCACACCTACTTTGAAGACTTGAACGGCACTGTCATGACCACTCCCGA AGTAATTCGGAACCACATCAGGGGAGACCCGACGTTCTTAAAAGTATACAGACGAAGTCACACCAATATACCCTGTTACATCCTGGGGATGGGTGCAGGATACCTGTTTTACTATTGGCAGAAGATTGACCTCAATTTTGACAAATTTAAG AAATATAACATGCTCTGCTGGATGGCTGGTCCCCTGCCACTAGTCCTGGATTGTGGCATTATAGTTCTGGCCTCGTATTTCTACATGGACGCGCCTAGATCTTCAGTCATGTTGAGAACAATTTATGCTGCAACTGCGAAACCTGTTTTTGGATTACTTTTAACAGTACTCCTATGCGCAATGATCATGAAACTTGAAA ACGTCTTTCGTCCAATGCTTGAGTGGGATTGGTGGTCGATCGTGGCACGGCTCTCTTACTGCGCCTACACTCTCCATTTGACCATTATTCGGTACACCGCATCACTATCCACCGTGCCTTTCCAGCATTCGACTATGGCAATT GTTCAATACTACTTTTTCATCTTGGTCGTGTCTTTGCTTCTCTCCATTCCGCTCTGGTTGCTGGTCGAAGAACCGATGAACCGAGTGTGGAAACTGTGTCTAAGCTCTTCCTCTAAAACGGCCCAAGTGCAAGAGAAAATTGAACCGGAATTGCAAACACAATcaaagttttaa